A single genomic interval of Streptomyces graminofaciens harbors:
- the recG gene encoding ATP-dependent DNA helicase RecG, producing the protein MDLVYALEEPLKNALGSATAKVMAEHLGLHTVGDLLHHYPRRYEERGQLTHLADLPMDEHVTVVAQVADARLHTFASAKAPRGKGQRLEVTITDGSGRLQLVFFGNGVHKPHKELLPGTRALFAGKVSVFNRRLQLAHPAYELLRGDDVSETVDTWAGALIPLYPATAKLESWKIAKAVQTVLPSAQEAMDPLPPSLRDGRGLVPLPEALLKIHRPHTKADIEGARSRLKWDEAFVLQVALARRRHADAQLPAVARRPTPDGLLTTFDARLPFTLTEGQLKVSKEIFDDLATEHPMHRLLQGEVGSGKTLVALRAMLAVVDAGGQAAMLAPTEVLAQQHHRSVTEMMGELAEGGMLGGAETATKVVLLTGSMGTAARRQALLDLVTGEAGIVIGTHALIEDKVQFHDLGLVVVDEQHRFGVEQRDALRGKGKQPPHLLVMTATPIPRTVAMTVFGDLETSVLDQLPAGRSPIASHVVPAADKPHFLARAWERVREEVGNGHQAYVVCPRIGDEDDDPKKSGKKKSPEDEAEKRPPLAVLDVADQLAKGPLQGLKVEVLHGRMHPDDKDAVMRRFAAGETHVLVATTVIEVGVNVPNATAMVIMDADRFGVSQLHQLRGRVGRGSAAGLCLLVTEMPEASAARQRLNSVASTLDGFELSRIDLEQRREGDVLGQAQSGARTSLRMLAVIEDEEIIAEAREEAAAVVAADPELEHLPGLRTALDALLDEEREQYLDKG; encoded by the coding sequence ATGGATCTCGTGTACGCGCTCGAAGAACCGCTCAAGAACGCGCTCGGCTCCGCCACCGCGAAGGTGATGGCCGAGCACCTCGGCCTGCACACCGTCGGCGATCTGCTCCACCACTATCCGCGCAGATACGAGGAGCGCGGCCAGCTCACCCACCTCGCCGACCTCCCGATGGACGAGCACGTCACGGTGGTCGCCCAGGTCGCCGACGCCCGCCTGCACACCTTCGCCTCCGCCAAGGCCCCCCGGGGCAAGGGCCAGCGACTCGAAGTCACGATCACCGACGGCAGCGGCCGCCTCCAGCTCGTCTTCTTCGGCAACGGCGTGCACAAGCCCCACAAGGAGCTCCTCCCCGGCACCCGCGCCCTCTTCGCCGGCAAGGTCTCCGTCTTCAACCGCCGCCTCCAGCTCGCCCACCCGGCCTACGAGCTCCTGCGCGGCGACGATGTCTCGGAGACGGTCGACACCTGGGCCGGCGCCCTCATCCCGCTCTACCCGGCCACGGCCAAGCTGGAGTCCTGGAAGATCGCCAAGGCGGTCCAGACGGTCCTGCCGAGCGCCCAGGAGGCCATGGACCCGCTGCCGCCCTCCCTCCGGGACGGCCGAGGCCTGGTCCCCCTCCCCGAAGCCCTCCTGAAGATCCACCGCCCCCACACGAAGGCCGACATCGAGGGCGCCCGCAGCCGCCTCAAGTGGGACGAGGCCTTCGTCCTCCAGGTCGCCCTGGCCCGCCGCCGCCACGCCGACGCCCAACTCCCCGCCGTGGCCCGCAGACCCACCCCCGACGGCCTCCTCACCACCTTCGACGCCCGCCTCCCCTTCACCCTCACCGAGGGCCAACTGAAGGTTTCCAAGGAGATCTTCGACGACCTGGCGACGGAGCATCCGATGCACCGGCTGCTCCAGGGAGAGGTCGGCAGCGGAAAGACGCTGGTGGCCCTCCGCGCCATGCTCGCCGTGGTCGACGCGGGCGGACAGGCCGCCATGCTGGCGCCCACCGAAGTGCTCGCGCAGCAGCATCACCGGTCGGTCACCGAGATGATGGGTGAGTTGGCGGAGGGCGGCATGCTGGGCGGGGCCGAGACCGCCACCAAGGTCGTGCTGCTCACCGGATCCATGGGCACGGCCGCCCGCCGCCAGGCCCTGCTCGACCTGGTCACCGGTGAGGCCGGGATCGTGATCGGCACACACGCGCTGATCGAGGACAAGGTGCAGTTCCACGACCTGGGTCTGGTCGTGGTGGACGAGCAGCACCGCTTCGGCGTCGAGCAGCGCGACGCCCTGCGCGGCAAGGGCAAGCAGCCGCCCCACCTCCTCGTCATGACGGCCACCCCCATCCCGCGCACGGTCGCCATGACGGTCTTCGGCGATCTGGAGACCTCGGTCCTCGACCAGCTTCCGGCCGGCCGCTCACCGATCGCGAGCCATGTCGTCCCGGCCGCCGACAAGCCCCACTTCCTGGCCCGCGCCTGGGAGCGGGTGCGGGAGGAGGTCGGCAACGGCCACCAGGCGTACGTCGTCTGCCCCCGCATCGGCGACGAGGACGACGACCCGAAGAAGTCCGGCAAGAAGAAGTCCCCCGAGGACGAGGCCGAGAAGCGCCCGCCGCTCGCCGTGCTCGACGTGGCCGACCAACTGGCCAAGGGCCCCCTCCAGGGGCTCAAGGTCGAGGTCCTGCACGGCCGCATGCACCCCGACGACAAGGACGCGGTCATGCGCCGCTTCGCCGCCGGCGAGACGCATGTCCTGGTCGCCACGACGGTCATCGAGGTCGGCGTGAACGTCCCGAACGCCACGGCCATGGTGATCATGGACGCCGACCGCTTCGGCGTCTCCCAGCTGCACCAGCTGCGCGGCCGCGTCGGCCGTGGCTCGGCCGCCGGACTCTGCCTCCTCGTCACCGAGATGCCCGAGGCGAGCGCGGCCCGCCAGCGCCTGAACTCCGTCGCCTCCACCCTCGACGGCTTCGAACTCTCCCGCATCGACCTCGAACAACGCCGCGAGGGCGACGTCCTCGGCCAGGCCCAGTCCGGCGCGCGCACCAGCCTGCGGATGCTGGCGGTCATCGAGGACGAGGAGATCATCGCCGAGGCGAGAGAGGAAGCGGCGGCCGTGGTGGCGGCCGACCCGGAGCTGGAGCACCTCCCCGGCCTACGCACGGCCCTGGACGCCTTGCTGGACGAGGAGAGGGAGCAGTACTTGGACAAGGGGTAA
- a CDS encoding HSP90 family protein: MDSMTSQSSQAPRSPQSPQSPHTFQVDLRGLVDLLSHHLYSSPKVYLRELLQNAVDAITARRAEQPDAPARVRLFAEGGALRVEDSGVGLTESDVHDLLATIGRSSKRAEGLQEARSDFLGQFGIGLLACFVVAERIRVVSRSARTPGAPPVEWTATDDGSYTVRTLPDEARPEPGTTVHLVARPGAAEWLSHARVLTLARDFGSLLPYDVRVGDEAVTDLPAPWDRAHPSPATRRVALARHCHELFGFTPLDAIELNVPLAGVRGVAYVLPSAVSPAQRASHRVHLKGMLLTERAEQLLPDWAFFVRCVLDTDSLRPTASRESLYEDETLAAVREALGERIRSWLTGLAAGDPERLAAFLSVHHLGVKSLARHDKEMLRTMLPWLPFETTDGRLSLEEFAQRHPVVHFTRTVEEYRQVAPIASAQGIGVVNGGYTYDSELVEALPSVRPGTAVAELDADTVTAHLDTLDPDEELALAGFLSAARAKLDSLGCDVVLRAFHPVSVPALHLDDRSSRHEQARAEAEERADDLWAGILGSLRGSAPRARLVLNHLNPLIRRIGSLGDPELIGTATESLYGQALLMAQRPLRPADSALLNRAFLGLLEWATHTESGEGGRR; encoded by the coding sequence ATGGACTCAATGACCTCACAGTCGTCCCAGGCACCTCGGTCACCACAATCACCACAGTCACCCCATACGTTCCAGGTCGATCTGCGTGGCCTGGTGGATCTGCTCTCGCACCACCTCTATTCCAGTCCGAAGGTCTATCTGCGCGAGCTGCTGCAGAACGCCGTGGACGCGATCACCGCGCGCCGCGCCGAGCAGCCCGACGCGCCCGCCCGCGTACGTCTGTTCGCAGAGGGCGGTGCCCTGCGGGTGGAGGACTCCGGGGTCGGGCTCACCGAGTCCGACGTGCACGACCTGTTGGCCACGATCGGCCGCAGTTCCAAGCGGGCCGAGGGGCTCCAGGAGGCCCGTTCGGACTTCCTGGGGCAGTTCGGCATCGGGTTGCTGGCCTGTTTCGTGGTCGCCGAGCGGATCCGGGTGGTCAGCCGCAGCGCCCGTACGCCGGGCGCGCCGCCCGTGGAGTGGACGGCGACCGACGACGGGTCGTACACCGTGCGCACGCTGCCCGACGAGGCGCGCCCCGAGCCGGGCACGACCGTGCACCTGGTGGCGCGGCCCGGCGCCGCCGAATGGCTCTCCCACGCGCGCGTGCTGACGCTGGCCCGGGACTTCGGTTCGCTGCTGCCGTACGACGTCCGGGTGGGCGACGAGGCGGTCACGGATCTGCCGGCGCCCTGGGACCGTGCCCACCCCTCCCCCGCCACCCGGAGGGTGGCCCTCGCGCGGCACTGCCACGAGCTGTTCGGGTTCACCCCGCTGGACGCGATCGAGCTGAACGTGCCGCTCGCCGGGGTCCGGGGCGTGGCGTACGTGCTGCCGTCGGCCGTGAGCCCCGCCCAGCGGGCGAGTCACCGGGTGCATCTCAAGGGCATGCTGCTCACCGAGCGGGCCGAACAGCTGCTGCCGGACTGGGCGTTCTTCGTGCGCTGTGTCCTGGACACGGACAGTCTGCGGCCCACGGCGTCGCGCGAGTCGCTGTACGAGGACGAGACCCTGGCGGCCGTACGGGAGGCCCTGGGGGAACGCATCCGCTCCTGGCTGACCGGGCTCGCCGCCGGTGATCCCGAGCGGCTGGCGGCCTTCCTGTCGGTGCACCACCTGGGTGTGAAGTCCCTGGCGCGGCACGACAAGGAGATGCTGCGCACGATGCTGCCGTGGCTGCCCTTCGAGACGACCGACGGGCGGCTGTCCCTGGAGGAGTTCGCGCAGCGGCACCCGGTGGTGCACTTCACGCGCACGGTGGAGGAGTACCGCCAGGTCGCGCCGATCGCCTCGGCGCAGGGCATCGGCGTCGTCAACGGCGGCTACACGTACGACAGCGAGCTGGTCGAGGCGCTGCCGTCGGTGCGGCCGGGTACGGCGGTCGCCGAGCTGGACGCAGACACGGTGACCGCGCACCTGGACACGCTCGACCCGGACGAGGAGCTGGCGCTGGCGGGCTTCCTGTCGGCCGCGCGGGCCAAGCTGGACTCCCTGGGGTGCGATGTCGTGCTCCGGGCCTTCCATCCGGTCTCGGTGCCGGCGCTGCACCTGGACGACCGGTCCTCGCGCCACGAGCAGGCCCGCGCGGAGGCCGAGGAGCGGGCCGACGACCTGTGGGCGGGCATCCTGGGCTCGCTCCGGGGCAGCGCCCCGCGCGCGCGGCTGGTGCTCAACCACCTCAACCCGTTGATCCGGCGGATCGGTTCCCTGGGCGATCCGGAGCTGATCGGCACCGCCACCGAGTCCCTGTACGGGCAGGCCCTGCTGATGGCGCAGCGCCCGCTGAGGCCCGCGGACTCCGCGCTGCTGAACCGCGCGTTCCTCGGTCTGCTGGAGTGGGCCACGCACACCGAGTCCGGGGAGGGCGGCCGCCGATGA
- a CDS encoding tetratricopeptide repeat protein: MSGINDITDFDGLRHALAENYEQPEGPARNARAEQLLAEAEKLNIPLAVIEALGHQLKVYNYSSEKDKMFVPFARLLRMWDERPEDFDEYEIHSLHWVFKWMSAGMLNQPHVPLASIEKWLGEMEHRYRLAGHTERAVRSAEFSVAAHIGDLARAERAYAAWLAADRDTMADCHACELHSQGWWQSRLGADPEALELWAPVLDGEYACAHEPHTVLASSLVPLLRLGRPDEARAHHLRGFRLVRAMESMRDAYADHVEFCALTGNEARGLELLAERPAYFTDSGDPRSKLDFLTVVALLMDRLADRGFGDQTVPGPAGRTWTARELASHAREEALSLAALFDARNGTSYVSTRARERMDQAPLLDRLPLGVRAKRAAPAPRPPAVVERVAAAREDLASLLAEARRLSASLHPDSVGAWAAVSRAAEAEGAELDVRDRAEIVDHEAIGLGPEGRALFDRAAELYEQAGDPGEALAARARNANVHALTGHTEEALALVSEPYDKILALFADGGTGVRQTASVLVGRARILMQRMHETEEDAGAVAAAEAAVRELAEFAEPHRAEDVRLASRAAEARAMLGELAAHAGDAQTAMALFAEAAERYVAAGLPWFAVQYEARLAGAAQQLGDLETAERAALAALEHGGADLEPLGHAQLHVQLAEILGATERFEPAAEHALEAAHWADGAGEGPTLGAWARHQLGGFLLRLGRWAEAAEVLESALPDLTAETHGEGAIAQTQWWLGDCHTELGEHREAAERWLKAAEIARHWPEQRDHAMLAHLAAEALARAGLPADADRAYERAAELWGALGNVHGYVRALRARAWYAARGEGGEGLSSARELMGDAVLGCEAALSDVTGEDNRRRIAAELGETYRQFGDLLARSVAEEAELAAFRPVFEEALALVERAVAVYGSLGVDALDERTAAELAAGWLEADLRRPEEASGRALGVLAAYGDRDDEVATARRAEAERMREVVGAVE; this comes from the coding sequence ATGAGCGGAATCAACGACATCACCGACTTCGACGGGCTCCGCCATGCCCTGGCCGAGAACTACGAGCAGCCGGAGGGCCCCGCGCGCAACGCGCGCGCGGAGCAGCTGCTCGCCGAGGCCGAGAAGCTGAACATCCCGCTCGCCGTGATCGAGGCGCTCGGACACCAGCTGAAGGTCTACAACTACAGCTCCGAGAAGGACAAGATGTTCGTCCCCTTCGCGCGCCTGCTGCGCATGTGGGACGAGCGTCCGGAGGACTTCGACGAGTACGAGATCCACTCCCTGCACTGGGTCTTCAAGTGGATGTCGGCAGGCATGCTCAACCAGCCGCATGTGCCGCTCGCCTCCATCGAGAAGTGGCTCGGCGAGATGGAGCACCGCTACCGGCTCGCCGGACACACCGAACGGGCCGTGCGCAGCGCCGAGTTCAGTGTGGCCGCGCACATCGGGGACCTGGCGCGGGCCGAGCGGGCCTACGCGGCCTGGCTGGCCGCCGATCGGGACACCATGGCCGACTGCCACGCGTGCGAGCTGCACAGCCAGGGCTGGTGGCAGTCACGGCTCGGCGCGGACCCGGAGGCGCTGGAGCTGTGGGCGCCGGTCCTGGACGGCGAGTACGCCTGCGCCCACGAGCCGCACACCGTCCTGGCGTCCTCCCTGGTGCCGCTGCTGCGCCTGGGCCGCCCGGACGAGGCGCGCGCCCACCATCTGCGCGGTTTCCGGCTCGTGAGGGCCATGGAGAGCATGCGGGACGCGTACGCGGACCACGTCGAGTTCTGTGCCCTGACCGGTAACGAGGCGCGTGGTCTCGAACTGCTGGCCGAGCGTCCTGCGTACTTCACGGACTCCGGGGATCCGCGCAGCAAGCTGGACTTCCTGACCGTGGTGGCCCTCCTCATGGACCGCCTGGCCGACCGAGGCTTCGGCGATCAGACCGTCCCGGGTCCGGCGGGTCGTACGTGGACGGCGCGCGAACTGGCCTCCCACGCGCGCGAGGAGGCGCTTTCCCTGGCCGCGCTGTTCGACGCCCGCAACGGCACGTCGTACGTCAGCACGCGCGCGCGTGAGCGGATGGACCAGGCCCCACTGCTGGACCGGCTGCCGCTGGGGGTGCGCGCGAAGCGGGCGGCGCCGGCGCCGAGGCCGCCCGCCGTGGTGGAGCGGGTGGCGGCGGCACGGGAGGACCTGGCGAGCCTCCTCGCCGAGGCGCGACGGCTCTCCGCGTCCCTCCACCCCGACTCCGTGGGGGCGTGGGCCGCCGTGTCACGGGCCGCCGAGGCCGAGGGCGCCGAGCTGGACGTCCGGGACCGCGCGGAGATCGTCGACCACGAGGCGATCGGTCTCGGCCCCGAGGGCCGCGCCCTGTTCGACCGCGCCGCCGAGCTGTATGAGCAGGCGGGCGACCCGGGCGAGGCCCTGGCGGCACGCGCGCGCAACGCGAACGTCCACGCCCTGACGGGCCACACGGAAGAGGCCCTGGCCCTCGTCTCGGAGCCGTACGACAAGATCCTGGCGCTCTTCGCGGACGGCGGGACGGGAGTGCGGCAGACAGCGTCCGTCCTGGTGGGCCGGGCCCGGATCCTGATGCAGCGGATGCACGAGACGGAGGAGGACGCGGGCGCCGTGGCCGCCGCCGAGGCCGCCGTGCGCGAGCTGGCGGAGTTCGCCGAGCCGCACCGCGCCGAGGACGTGCGGCTGGCCTCGCGGGCGGCGGAGGCGCGGGCGATGCTCGGGGAGCTGGCCGCGCACGCGGGGGACGCGCAGACCGCCATGGCGCTCTTCGCCGAGGCCGCGGAGCGGTATGTGGCGGCCGGGCTGCCGTGGTTCGCGGTGCAGTACGAGGCTCGGCTCGCCGGGGCGGCGCAGCAGCTCGGGGACCTGGAGACCGCCGAGCGGGCGGCGCTCGCCGCGCTGGAGCACGGCGGGGCGGACCTGGAGCCGCTGGGCCACGCCCAGCTGCACGTCCAGCTGGCCGAGATCCTCGGCGCCACCGAGCGGTTCGAGCCGGCCGCCGAGCACGCCCTGGAGGCGGCGCACTGGGCCGACGGGGCGGGCGAGGGGCCGACGCTGGGCGCCTGGGCCCGGCATCAGCTCGGCGGGTTCCTGCTGCGGCTGGGGCGGTGGGCGGAGGCGGCGGAGGTCCTGGAGTCGGCGCTGCCGGATCTCACCGCCGAGACGCACGGCGAGGGGGCGATCGCGCAGACCCAGTGGTGGCTCGGCGACTGCCACACCGAGCTGGGCGAGCACCGGGAGGCGGCCGAGCGGTGGCTGAAGGCCGCCGAGATCGCCCGGCACTGGCCCGAGCAGCGCGACCACGCCATGCTCGCGCATCTCGCCGCCGAGGCCCTCGCCCGCGCGGGGCTGCCCGCCGACGCCGACCGGGCGTACGAGCGCGCGGCCGAGCTGTGGGGCGCGCTCGGCAATGTCCACGGGTACGTGCGGGCGTTGCGGGCGCGGGCGTGGTACGCGGCGCGCGGGGAGGGCGGCGAAGGGCTGTCCTCGGCGCGGGAGTTGATGGGCGACGCGGTGCTGGGCTGTGAGGCGGCGCTGTCGGACGTGACGGGTGAGGACAACCGGCGGCGGATCGCCGCCGAGCTCGGCGAGACGTACCGGCAGTTCGGGGATCTTCTCGCCCGGTCCGTCGCCGAGGAAGCGGAACTCGCCGCGTTCCGGCCGGTGTTCGAGGAGGCGCTGGCGCTCGTGGAGCGGGCGGTCGCGGTGTACGGCTCGCTGGGGGTCGATGCGCTCGACGAGCGTACGGCGGCGGAGCTTGCCGCCGGGTGGCTGGAGGCCGATCTACGGCGTCCTGAGGAGGCGTCGGGGCGGGCGCTGGGGGTGTTGGCCGCGTACGGCGACCGGGACGACGAGGTGGCGACGGCGCGGCGGGCCGAGGCGGAGAGGATGCGGGAGGTGGTGGGGGCGGTGGAGTGA